From Apium graveolens cultivar Ventura chromosome 9, ASM990537v1, whole genome shotgun sequence, the proteins below share one genomic window:
- the LOC141687281 gene encoding uncharacterized protein LOC141687281 isoform X2, which translates to MIPGDIMLILSQVTINLQWTSWFLSWCMSHLWFMKTFDQEADLRQVAVSSSETDRLLPKETMSALNYGTCYQQDFVSENYSSISSEDENICIICYDNSRNCFFVPCGHCATCCACAKRIVDDGENKSCPICRRLIHKVRRLFIP; encoded by the exons ATGATTCCAGGAGATATCATGTTGATTTTATCACAAGTGACAATCAA CTTGCAGTGGACTTCCTGGTTCTTGTCATGGTGTATGTCACACTTATGG TTCATGAAGACTTTTGATCAAGAGGCGGACTTGAGACAAGTGGCGGTGTCATCGTCGGAGACTGATAGGTTGTTACCAAAGGAGACAATGTCTGCGTTGAATTATGGAACATGCTACCAACAGGATTTTGTGTCGGAGAATTACAGCAGCATCTCATCGGAGGATGAAAATATATGCATCATTTGTTATGACAACTCACGGAATTGTTTTTTTGTTCCTTGTGGCCATTGTGCTACTTGTTGCGCTTGTGCTAAGAG GATTGTTGATGATGGCGAAAACAAGAGTTGTCCGATATGTCGAAGATTAATTCACAAAGTAAGGCGATTGTTCATTCCATAG
- the LOC141687281 gene encoding E3 ubiquitin-protein ligase APD1 isoform X1: MSSTTRTSLVTAPGYPNLYDSRRYHVDFITSDNQLAVDFLVLVMVYVTLMVVIMIMIMLILKFMKTFDQEADLRQVAVSSSETDRLLPKETMSALNYGTCYQQDFVSENYSSISSEDENICIICYDNSRNCFFVPCGHCATCCACAKRIVDDGENKSCPICRRLIHKVRRLFIP; encoded by the exons ATGTCTTCAACAACTCGAACCTCATTAGTAACAGCTCCAGGGTATCCAAACCTATATGATTCCAGGAGATATCATGTTGATTTTATCACAAGTGACAATCAA CTTGCAGTGGACTTCCTGGTTCTTGTCATGGTGTATGTCACACTTATGG TTGTGATCATGATTATGATAATGTTAATTCTGAAGTTCATGAAGACTTTTGATCAAGAGGCGGACTTGAGACAAGTGGCGGTGTCATCGTCGGAGACTGATAGGTTGTTACCAAAGGAGACAATGTCTGCGTTGAATTATGGAACATGCTACCAACAGGATTTTGTGTCGGAGAATTACAGCAGCATCTCATCGGAGGATGAAAATATATGCATCATTTGTTATGACAACTCACGGAATTGTTTTTTTGTTCCTTGTGGCCATTGTGCTACTTGTTGCGCTTGTGCTAAGAG GATTGTTGATGATGGCGAAAACAAGAGTTGTCCGATATGTCGAAGATTAATTCACAAAGTAAGGCGATTGTTCATTCCATAG